A single Desulfovibrio piger DNA region contains:
- a CDS encoding 3-isopropylmalate dehydratase small subunit encodes MNYKGTAHKVGEHIDTDAIIPARFLVTSDAKELGANCMAGLEPDWVKRVKPGDIMVAGRNFGCGSSREHAPIAILGAGMSVVIGHSFARIFYRNAFNMGLLLMEVGDDVDKINDGDQLEVDAATGLIRDLTNGAEIQCPPLPASMAAILAKGGLVNYVKERLAARG; translated from the coding sequence ATGAATTACAAAGGTACGGCCCACAAAGTGGGCGAACATATCGATACCGACGCCATCATCCCGGCCCGCTTCCTGGTGACCTCCGACGCCAAGGAGCTGGGCGCCAACTGCATGGCCGGTCTGGAACCTGACTGGGTCAAGCGCGTGAAGCCCGGCGACATCATGGTGGCCGGCCGCAACTTCGGCTGCGGCTCCTCCCGCGAGCACGCCCCCATCGCCATCCTGGGCGCGGGCATGTCCGTGGTCATCGGCCACAGCTTTGCCCGCATCTTCTACCGCAACGCCTTCAACATGGGCCTGCTGCTCATGGAAGTGGGCGACGACGTGGACAAGATCAACGACGGCGACCAGCTGGAAGTGGATGCCGCCACCGGCCTCATCCGCGACCTGACCAACGGCGCCGAGATCCAGTGCCCGCCCCTGCCGGCCTCCATGGCCGCCATCCTGGCCAAGGGCGGCCTGGTCAACTATGTGAAGGAACGCCTGGCCGCCAGGGGCTAG
- the leuB gene encoding 3-isopropylmalate dehydrogenase, protein MKKTICLLPGDGIGPEIVAQGVAVLEAVAKKFGHEFDFVPALIGGAAIDATGEPLPAATVEACRKADAVYLGAVGGPKWDNIEPARRPEKGLLGIRKALGLFANLRPALLLPELAGACLLRSDIAARGLDLIVVRELTGDIYFGEPRAIEERNGLRVGYNTMIYDENEIRRIAKVAFETARQRRKKVCSVEKSNVLETSRLWKAVVQEVHADYPDVELSHMYVDNAAMQLVRDPSQFDVILTGNIFGDILSDEASVITGSLGMLPSASMGAQAPALFEPIHGSAPDIAGQDKANPLATILSAGMMLRLAFGLSAEADAVENAVRQTLRDGFRTGDIMEDGCTLVGCAGMGRLVAERL, encoded by the coding sequence ATGAAAAAGACCATTTGTCTGTTGCCGGGTGACGGCATCGGTCCCGAGATCGTGGCCCAGGGCGTGGCCGTCCTGGAAGCCGTGGCCAAGAAGTTCGGCCATGAATTCGACTTCGTGCCCGCCCTCATCGGCGGTGCGGCCATCGACGCCACCGGCGAGCCCCTGCCCGCCGCTACGGTGGAAGCCTGCCGGAAGGCCGATGCCGTGTATCTGGGCGCCGTGGGCGGCCCCAAGTGGGACAACATCGAGCCTGCCCGCCGTCCCGAAAAGGGCCTGCTGGGCATCCGCAAGGCCCTGGGCCTGTTCGCCAACCTGCGTCCCGCCCTGCTGCTGCCCGAGCTGGCCGGTGCCTGCCTGCTGCGTTCCGACATCGCGGCCCGCGGCCTGGACCTCATCGTGGTGCGCGAGCTGACCGGCGACATCTACTTCGGCGAGCCCCGCGCCATCGAAGAGCGCAACGGCCTGCGCGTGGGCTACAACACCATGATCTACGACGAGAACGAGATCCGCCGCATCGCCAAAGTGGCCTTCGAGACCGCCCGCCAGCGCCGCAAAAAGGTCTGCTCCGTGGAAAAGAGCAACGTGCTGGAGACCTCCCGCCTCTGGAAGGCCGTGGTGCAGGAAGTGCACGCCGACTACCCCGACGTGGAACTGAGCCACATGTACGTGGACAACGCCGCCATGCAGCTGGTGCGCGACCCCTCGCAGTTCGACGTCATCCTCACCGGCAACATCTTCGGTGACATCCTCTCCGACGAGGCCTCCGTCATCACCGGGTCGCTGGGCATGCTGCCTTCCGCCTCCATGGGCGCCCAGGCTCCGGCCCTGTTCGAGCCCATCCACGGTTCCGCGCCCGACATCGCCGGTCAGGACAAGGCCAATCCCCTGGCCACCATCCTGTCCGCCGGCATGATGCTGCGCCTGGCCTTCGGCCTGTCCGCAGAAGCCGACGCCGTGGAGAATGCCGTGCGCCAGACCCTGCGTGACGGTTTCCGTACCGGCGACATCATGGAAGACGGCTGCACCCTGGTGGGCTGCGCCGGGATGGGCCGCCTGGTGGCCGAACGCCTGTAA
- a CDS encoding DMT family transporter: MGFVLALVSSAAFGLIPLFSLPLLRSGLSADCVLFYRFLFAALSLGIILVLRRERLAAPLHELGKLALFSILYALAALLMIWGLLYLPGGATATLQFLYPLMVMLIMTIFFHEKFSIITASSVLLAILGVALLGSGGGDGGGSLDPVGVGLLLASALCNALYISGLHVARIHSISGLSITFWVLLFGTGVSLINALVSGTFEIIGTWEQLALSLLLAVITAVISNLTLILAIQRIGSTLASILGVGEPLTAVTVGILVFDEPATFAVFSGVAVICAAVILVMAGPQIQAWLRARKHG; this comes from the coding sequence ATGGGTTTCGTGCTCGCCCTCGTTTCCTCCGCCGCTTTCGGTCTCATCCCCCTGTTCAGCCTGCCCCTGCTGCGCAGCGGCCTGTCCGCGGACTGCGTCCTCTTCTACCGCTTCCTCTTCGCCGCGCTGAGCCTGGGGATCATCCTCGTCCTGCGCCGGGAACGCCTTGCCGCCCCCCTGCATGAGCTCGGCAAGCTGGCCCTGTTCAGCATCCTCTACGCCCTGGCTGCCCTGCTCATGATCTGGGGCCTGCTCTACCTGCCGGGCGGCGCCACAGCCACACTGCAGTTCCTCTACCCCCTGATGGTCATGCTCATCATGACCATCTTCTTTCATGAAAAATTTTCCATCATCACGGCCAGTTCCGTCCTGCTGGCCATCCTTGGTGTGGCCCTGCTGGGCAGCGGCGGCGGGGATGGCGGCGGCAGCCTGGACCCCGTGGGCGTGGGCCTGCTGCTGGCCTCGGCCCTGTGCAACGCCCTCTACATCTCGGGCCTGCACGTGGCCCGCATCCACAGCATCTCCGGCCTGAGCATCACCTTCTGGGTGCTGCTCTTCGGTACCGGGGTCTCCCTCATCAATGCCCTGGTCTCCGGTACCTTCGAGATCATCGGCACCTGGGAACAGCTGGCCCTGAGCCTGCTGCTGGCCGTCATCACCGCGGTCATCTCCAACCTGACCCTGATCCTGGCCATCCAGCGCATCGGCTCCACCCTGGCCTCCATCCTGGGCGTGGGCGAGCCGCTCACCGCCGTCACCGTGGGCATCCTCGTCTTCGATGAGCCCGCCACCTTCGCCGTTTTCAGCGGCGTGGCCGTCATCTGCGCCGCCGTGATCCTGGTCATGGCCGGGCCGCAGATCCAGGCCTGGCTGCGTGCACGAAAACACGGATAG
- a CDS encoding 3-isopropylmalate dehydratase large subunit, producing the protein MPQTLAQKILQAHTDDVIERDGQIVQCRLSLVLANDITGPLAIKSFKGMGASHVFDKDRIALVMDHFTPQKDIASANQVMISRQFAREQGITHYYEGGDCGVEHTLLPERGLVGPGDVVIGADSHTCTYGGIGAFATGMGSTDIAAGMALGETWIKVPPTIRVNINGRMPRWLRGKDLMLLLIKTIGVDGALYKALEFGGSVINALPVEGRLTMANMAIEAGGKVGLFAVDELTRQYCAEHGRPGVTMSLAADEGAAYERVVDIDVTGQEPVVACPHLPSNVKNVSELKDLPVQQVVVGSCTNGRISDMRDAAEILRGRKVAKGVRCIILPSTPAVWKQCLKEGLMDVFMDAGCIVGPCTCGPCLGGHMGILGDGERAVATTNRNFRGRMGSLDSEVYLSSPVVAAASAVAGCIAGPDQL; encoded by the coding sequence GCGCAAAAGATCCTGCAAGCCCACACCGACGACGTCATCGAGCGCGACGGACAGATCGTCCAGTGCCGCCTGTCCCTGGTGCTGGCCAATGACATCACCGGCCCCCTGGCCATCAAATCCTTCAAGGGCATGGGCGCCAGCCATGTGTTCGACAAGGACAGGATCGCCCTGGTCATGGACCACTTCACGCCCCAGAAGGACATCGCCTCGGCCAACCAGGTGATGATCAGCCGCCAGTTCGCCCGGGAGCAGGGCATCACCCATTACTATGAAGGCGGCGACTGCGGCGTGGAGCACACCCTGCTGCCCGAACGCGGCCTGGTGGGCCCCGGTGACGTGGTCATCGGCGCGGACAGCCACACCTGCACCTACGGCGGCATCGGCGCCTTCGCCACGGGCATGGGCTCCACCGACATCGCCGCCGGCATGGCCCTGGGCGAGACCTGGATCAAGGTGCCCCCCACCATCCGCGTGAACATCAACGGCCGGATGCCCAGGTGGCTGCGCGGCAAGGACCTGATGCTGCTGCTCATCAAGACCATCGGCGTGGACGGTGCCCTGTACAAGGCCCTGGAATTCGGTGGCTCCGTCATCAATGCCCTGCCGGTGGAAGGCCGTCTGACCATGGCCAACATGGCCATCGAGGCCGGCGGCAAGGTGGGCCTGTTCGCCGTGGACGAGCTCACCCGCCAGTACTGCGCCGAACACGGCCGTCCCGGCGTGACCATGAGCCTGGCCGCTGACGAGGGCGCCGCGTACGAGCGCGTGGTGGACATCGACGTGACCGGCCAGGAACCCGTGGTGGCCTGTCCGCACCTGCCCTCCAACGTGAAGAACGTTTCCGAGCTCAAGGACCTGCCCGTGCAGCAGGTGGTGGTGGGCTCCTGCACCAACGGCCGCATCAGCGACATGCGCGACGCCGCCGAGATCCTGCGCGGCCGCAAGGTGGCCAAGGGCGTGCGCTGCATCATCCTGCCCTCCACCCCCGCCGTGTGGAAGCAGTGCCTCAAGGAAGGCCTGATGGACGTCTTCATGGATGCCGGCTGCATCGTGGGCCCCTGCACCTGCGGCCCCTGCCTGGGCGGCCACATGGGCATCCTGGGCGACGGCGAACGCGCCGTGGCCACCACCAACCGCAACTTCCGCGGCCGTATGGGCAGCCTGGATTCCGAAGTCTACCTGTCCAGCCCCGTGGTGGCGGCCGCCAGTGCCGTGGCGGGCTGCATCGCCGGCCCTGACCAGCTCTAA